The Cynocephalus volans isolate mCynVol1 chromosome 12, mCynVol1.pri, whole genome shotgun sequence sequence aagaggggttAGGAAGAGGCAGACTGTAGCTGCCCTTTGTAGACATATTCCAGTGCGGTGGCAATGGTGCGCATGTCCAACTCGATGCTCCGAGCCCAGTTCTCCACGTCCCCGATTTCCTGGGAATGAGGAGGGGGTGGGAGCCCAGGAATCAGGGTGAGTAGAGTATGTCTCCCAGTCTGGGGGCACTTTTCATCCATCTCCTGGAAAGGGATTTACTCTGACCCACCgagtgcttttattttgttttgtagctTCTCTGATACTGGGGCCCTAGGTGGGATTTCTGGGACCATCTCCACTTTCTCCTTAACCCCAGGCCTGAGATGACCTGACTGGTGACAGCCAATTGGGAACCAGGATGGGGGTAGTGATGTTTGGAGTGTGGCCCACCTTGAGTGCCTGGTTGAAGTTCTCCACCATCCCGATCCACTGGCCTGTCTGCTTGGCAAATTGGGCAGCCTGGATCTGTAGGGTCTTCACCTCATGGTCCAGCTTTCTCTGGTTCATGTAGGCCTGGGCCACACTAGGGtttggaggagggaggaggtCAGCTCACCCAACTAGTGGGGAGTGGTCTCCAGGACTAATAGTCCATTGCAGTAGTGGAAGGCAGCCAGGAGTCAGGGCTGGCTGGGGAAAACCTCCTCGGGATTTTGGCCACTCTTGGATGTGATGCAAATGACTACCAGTACATGCAAATGAATACCCTCTCTTTCTTCACACTCCCAGGATTCCCAGGAAAGCCAAAGTGGGAGCTGATTAGAAATATACCCTCTCCTACTCACAAAGGAGTTCCTGCAgctgggtgggggaaggaagggtTAACCTGGGGGATATCCCCAAGGAAGAAGCTAGGAAGGAAAAGGGGGTGTGGCAAAGCTGGGAAAATCCAACAACAGGGACACATCTGGCAGTGATTGGAAGCCCAGGGATATGTGCAAGAAGTTGTGAAGGGAAGTGGGACCTCTCCCTgaaactggagtgagatgggaGAGCAACCCCCTCCCCAGGAACCCTGGGTCAAGAGATGAAATCCCAGGGGTTTCTTCTTGGCTCTCAGTCTCTCTCCCAACCCTTCTCCTTTCGCCCACACAGATGAATGAACCTATACACACTCCCTCCCTTCTGCTGTaggcaatagtttttcttttctcttcaatcAAGGTACTGGCTGCAGCTACCTTTACCTACTCTGCCAATATTTtttgcccctcccccccaataattgTTCTCCTTTATTGGCTAATGAATCTTTCACGCTCTACCCCAAAGCTCTAGGTCAGCCAGGAGATTCCACATCTGGTGCTCCCACCTACTGGAATGTGTGGGGGCTGGAGGGAGcaaggggttggggagggggtcAAAAGAGTGGGCAGGACACCTGACAGCGGCTGAGATAGACTGagcctttgttttcctttctggaGAATTAAAGGAGACGTGGGAAGCAACACAAAACCCTTTCTAATCTGGCTTTAGCTTAGCTGCCCTCTAAGCTGAAAGTGGGGTGGCTTGTAGCAAAGGaagagaagcagcctgggccAATCTAACAAATGGTGTGCATGGCAGAGCCCGGGAGGTGCCAatgtgggagggaggaaagggggccGACCCTGTCCGTTCTCTTTGGAAGACAGCTGGGCTATCATAGATGGTGGGTTAGGAGCTGAAACATTAACATTAAGGGGCTCCCAATGCCTCCAACAGATCCTGCTGGGAGTTCCTGAAATCCCAATTTTCCCTATTAACCTCCTGTTTCTATTGTTTATGCTGAATGAACAGAGCCGCTTGGAGGGAAAAGAGATGAGAAGCTCCAACCACAGCCCTCTTTTCCCCTAAACTCCCCACACTATTGATGAGTAATGAAGATGGCCCCAGCTCCTGCATGGCTCACTTGGATGACTCAGTCTCTGGATTCACAACCAAGCTGTTCTACTTGCCCTGGGATGGAAGGCATCATACTGCCTCCTTTCTTCCAACAGACTATCAAATTATCTGTGCACTCTTCTGGGTCACTCTCAGGTTCAAGAGACAAATTCAAGATTTGTGGCTTCTTCACAAATCTTTGGCTGTTACTAGTATTCTCATTTAGGGCTGGGGCACGGGGTGGCCCCTGGAGaccagaaggaaaggaagagacagcATGGCTCTGCTGTAGCTCCTGGCATACGTtctaccctcacccccaccagcTGTGCCATCTCTTTCCTGCCAGCTGCTCCCCAGGCTTcccagagggtgggaggaggagaaggagagggtGGTAAGCTATGGTGAAGGAGGGTGCTCTCCCTCCCGCTGACGTGACAGCTGGACTTGGAAGGGCAAAGGGAGGTGGGCAGATGGCATGAAGTTCTAAGTGCCAAGGAAATTAATGTGGGGAGGGAGAAATCTGGCTGCTTCTCCAACCACTGCAGCTGCTCCTCCCTTGCCCAATGCTAGGTGTCAGAGCTGACTCAAGCCTCTCTCCATAAAGTTAAGCTGGGGGGTGGATAGGTGGCAGGATGGTGGAATGAACGGAACACCCCACCCCTTTCAAGAGCAGTCTGAGGGCCAGACCTTGCCAGTGCCTAAACTtgggcggggtggggtgggggactggGAACTAGTGTTGATGGAAAGAGGTTCATACCCCACATTGAGGTGGTCCACCAAAGCTTCTGTCAGGCAGGTCGCTGCAGTGATAGCCTCTCGCCTCCTCTTCTCTGCAGGGAGGGGTAAAAGGAACGGGAATAGACAGGGCTAAGGTTTCCCACTCATTCGTTTCTATTTTGCTAGTTGCCGGCACATCTCAAGTAATCTCAGAACGCCAGAGCTGAAAAAGACCTAGCAAAATTTAAAGCAATCcctttcattttagaaatgaagaaatgaggaaactggactcagagaggggaagggacttgcTCAGGGACGTCAAAGAGTCAGTGGCAGCGCCCAAGACTTTTGACTCCCAGGCATTATTTCTCTACTATCTTGGCCGAAGGATCGGTAACTCTGGTAACTCCGGGATTCACAGCGGGACTCAGGAAAAAAGTGCCCGTCCTCAATTTCGGCGGTTTCAGGC is a genomic window containing:
- the BLOC1S1 gene encoding biogenesis of lysosome-related organelles complex 1 subunit 1, which translates into the protein MLSRLLKEHQAKQNERKELQEKRRREAITAATCLTEALVDHLNVGVAQAYMNQRKLDHEVKTLQIQAAQFAKQTGQWIGMVENFNQALKEIGDVENWARSIELDMRTIATALEYVYKGQLQSASS